A genomic region of Lysinibacillus sp. 2017 contains the following coding sequences:
- the ybeY gene encoding rRNA maturation RNase YbeY: protein MLEIDFLDETNEVQESHMDLVGKLLQHAAQHEGIEDGTEVSITFVTNEAIHEINREYRDKDQPTDVISFALEEMGEGEVQIIGEGMPRILGDIIISTDRTREQAEEFGHSFERELGFLAVHGFLHLLGYDHMVPEDEKVMFGKQDEILESYGLGRDTNERA, encoded by the coding sequence ATGTTAGAAATCGACTTTTTAGATGAAACAAATGAAGTACAAGAATCACATATGGACTTAGTAGGAAAATTATTACAGCATGCCGCTCAGCACGAAGGAATTGAAGATGGCACAGAAGTTTCGATTACATTTGTAACGAACGAAGCCATTCATGAAATTAATCGTGAATACCGTGATAAAGACCAACCAACTGACGTTATTTCATTCGCATTAGAAGAAATGGGTGAAGGGGAAGTACAAATTATTGGTGAAGGCATGCCGCGTATCCTTGGAGATATTATTATTTCAACAGACCGCACACGTGAGCAGGCTGAAGAATTTGGTCACTCATTTGAACGTGAGTTAGGTTTCTTAGCTGTACATGGTTTTTTACATCTACTAGGCTATGACCATATGGTACCTGAAGACGAAAAAGTAATGTTTGGCAAACAAGATGAAATTTTAGAATCTTACGGCTTAGGTCGCGATACAAATGAACGCGCGTAA
- a CDS encoding HD family phosphohydrolase translates to MIKKMKKHIHFINFRILLVIVLVLTALLQFFLMLDNVRGDTYDIQLTELAPETIRSVKTVEDNEKTEFDKDHAEESVDSVYVFKEEIASHRAAFVTTIFDIVLEAKKDIAKSEDLSSEEQVALLREDLKDILENQQSLTLSDAQLMMLLNASMQNIESTRDTLANLVEMNLNRQLRKENLITYRNDIESKIRQQSAIQDSLMNVTVAIGRAAIVETEVLDEEKTVIAKQQARAAVEPTRILQGQIIVQEGEVITREIYRQLELLGMLDNKTSIKPILGLTILVGLQMAFLFILFDRSKKELSKKRNELFVTVIVYAIALITMKLIALIALNFDVMLAFVYPSAMATMLVRVLANERAAGIVTILTAASAGVIFHEGYAAVLQMDAALYILFGGFASIIFMRNLEKRSDYLQAVAVVTVVNLAFIAFYLLMAQSGYGFKEIAFYVAAAIISGLLSGALTMGLLPYFESAFGLLSVMRLIELSNPNHPLLKKILTETPGTYHHSIMVANLAEAACEAIDADGLLARVGCYYHDLGKTRRPLFFIENQMGANPHDSLAPESSADIIIAHTTDGAELLRKHKMPQEIIDICLQHHGTSLLKFFLFKAKEEGKQLDESVFRYPGPKPQTKEAAIISIADSVEAAVRSMKEPSTEKIQKLVQSIIQDRVQDDQFDECDISLKELKIIEDVLCETLNGTFHSRIEYPK, encoded by the coding sequence ACAATCCGTTCCGTTAAAACAGTTGAAGATAATGAGAAAACAGAATTTGATAAAGATCATGCAGAGGAATCTGTTGACTCGGTTTATGTGTTTAAAGAAGAAATAGCAAGCCATCGTGCAGCATTCGTGACTACGATCTTTGATATTGTATTAGAAGCAAAGAAAGACATTGCAAAATCTGAGGATCTATCATCTGAGGAGCAAGTTGCGCTATTACGTGAAGATTTAAAGGATATTTTAGAAAATCAACAAAGCCTTACATTGTCTGATGCACAGTTAATGATGTTGCTTAATGCATCTATGCAAAATATTGAATCGACACGAGATACGCTAGCCAATTTGGTGGAAATGAATTTAAATCGCCAATTGCGTAAAGAAAATTTAATTACATATCGCAATGATATTGAAAGTAAAATACGTCAACAATCTGCTATTCAGGATAGTTTAATGAATGTGACAGTTGCTATTGGACGTGCAGCGATTGTAGAAACTGAAGTATTAGACGAAGAAAAAACGGTGATTGCCAAGCAGCAAGCTCGCGCTGCGGTTGAACCAACGCGTATCTTACAAGGCCAAATAATTGTTCAAGAAGGGGAAGTTATTACCCGGGAAATTTATCGCCAATTAGAATTACTAGGTATGCTAGATAATAAAACATCGATAAAACCAATTTTGGGATTAACCATTTTAGTCGGGTTACAAATGGCATTTTTATTTATTTTATTTGACCGCTCTAAAAAAGAACTTTCGAAAAAACGCAACGAATTGTTTGTGACCGTCATTGTTTATGCAATTGCGTTAATCACGATGAAATTAATTGCTTTAATCGCATTGAACTTTGATGTTATGCTAGCATTCGTCTATCCTTCTGCGATGGCTACTATGCTTGTACGAGTTTTAGCGAATGAACGTGCTGCTGGAATTGTGACGATATTAACTGCAGCATCTGCTGGAGTTATCTTTCATGAGGGCTATGCAGCAGTCTTACAAATGGACGCAGCACTATATATTTTATTTGGTGGTTTTGCATCGATTATTTTCATGCGAAACTTGGAAAAACGATCGGATTATTTACAAGCAGTGGCGGTTGTTACAGTAGTAAACTTAGCGTTTATTGCCTTTTACTTATTAATGGCGCAATCAGGTTATGGGTTTAAAGAGATTGCCTTTTATGTGGCAGCAGCGATTATTTCAGGTTTATTGTCAGGTGCTTTAACAATGGGATTACTGCCGTACTTTGAATCAGCATTTGGTTTATTATCGGTAATGCGCCTCATAGAACTGTCTAATCCGAACCATCCACTCTTGAAAAAGATTTTGACGGAAACACCAGGAACGTATCATCATAGTATTATGGTTGCAAATTTGGCAGAGGCCGCTTGTGAGGCAATTGATGCAGATGGCTTGCTTGCACGGGTGGGTTGCTATTATCATGATTTAGGGAAAACACGCAGACCGCTGTTTTTCATCGAAAATCAAATGGGCGCGAATCCACATGATTCATTGGCTCCTGAAAGCAGTGCAGATATTATTATTGCACATACAACAGATGGTGCTGAGCTTTTACGCAAACATAAAATGCCACAAGAAATTATTGATATTTGCTTACAGCATCACGGTACAAGCCTGTTAAAATTCTTCTTGTTTAAGGCAAAGGAAGAAGGGAAACAATTAGATGAAAGTGTTTTCCGTTATCCAGGACCAAAACCTCAAACAAAAGAAGCTGCTATTATAAGCATAGCGGATAGTGTAGAAGCTGCAGTTCGATCGATGAAAGAGCCAAGCACAGAAAAGATTCAAAAGCTTGTCCAATCCATTATTCAGGACCGCGTTCAAGATGACCAATTTGATGAATGTGATATTTCATTAAAAGAATTAAAAATTATTGAAGATGTATTATGTGAAACTTTGAATGGGACGTTCCACTCGCGTATTGAATATCCAAAGTAA